The following are encoded together in the Parabacteroides chongii genome:
- a CDS encoding glycoside hydrolase domain-containing protein, whose translation MKHILLYILFACIGIACNQNTVQAPYPYAVAETPWNEALGNHRVVLAVNAPAEAVKLSFDWRRPDKEVDNRRFLIVDAETGDTIPNIQRLKVNNEQCELLFGPVKKKGIYFFYYLPYQIQEGCGNYHLGYFSKEDAPGQQWVATVSADKKLPEATINRVESRTQFDSFYPMEIAASDSEKENYKQANPGHFLVFPEDRSLPIRMKAAVPYKWLQSPLQTSFTGKAQPNEYYTFQLGVWAATDELNSVTYETSGLKSGNDLIPAEAITCFNINGVNPKGIPFTRQVSVAPDAVQPLWFGVDLKADQPSGTYKGVVTLKDETGYTVPVEIELKVSGKMLADRGDGELWRHSRLRWLNSTRGISDKPTEGYADMSLSDNRVSCLGRTVSLDEQTALPSSIDSWGHELLASPVRFIIRTYSGEKKLNGTVDLTGQSEGKMSGTWKAEDDDLTLTCNATMEFDGWINYVYSIAPKKDLQIEDIRLEIPMKSEAAPYFMGLGLPGQETPADYSGGWETQGKTVHDYAVSIPTNKGASWLWPFDSFWCGSEKAGIHCELRGASYTGPLLNLYRPAYPESWYNNGKGGFRIQRSGSQTIATAYSGERALNAAESLTFDFALLITPVKKVNSRSQFTDRYYHNGFAPTPEAKDVETGIKIINVHHANDLNPFINYPFITADSIKAFADEWHSKGCKVKLYYTIRELTNVVPEIWALRSLGDEILQGGKGGGFPWCREHYVTDYTPQWYQHFDNCEKRGVIADASVLTATGDSRWYNYYVEGLAWLVKYTDIDGLYLDDVAFGRDMLKRMRHAMEEVKPGCIIDLHSNTGFSRGPATQYAEYFPYVDKVWFGESFMYNEMSPANWLVEVSGLPFGLMGDMLHGGGNQWLGMQYGMTNRLPWYTEGTIGNPRYVWKLWDDFGIMDAQMIGFWEENPAVTTSDKEVKVTAYVNKGKTLLSIGNYSSTKKQVKLNIDWKQLGLNPSSVRMQAPDITDFQKVREFTPADPIPVDPKRGWLILLSE comes from the coding sequence AAGTCAATAACGAACAATGTGAACTCTTATTTGGTCCAGTTAAAAAGAAAGGCATTTATTTTTTCTATTATCTGCCGTATCAAATTCAGGAAGGTTGTGGAAATTATCATCTCGGTTATTTCTCGAAAGAGGATGCTCCCGGTCAGCAATGGGTAGCTACTGTTTCTGCCGATAAAAAGCTACCGGAGGCAACTATCAACCGTGTGGAGTCGCGTACGCAGTTCGATAGCTTCTATCCCATGGAAATTGCCGCTTCGGATAGTGAGAAAGAAAATTATAAGCAAGCGAATCCAGGACATTTCCTCGTCTTCCCGGAAGATCGTTCATTGCCTATACGTATGAAAGCTGCCGTCCCTTATAAATGGTTACAAAGTCCGCTGCAAACGTCGTTTACCGGGAAAGCCCAACCGAACGAATACTACACCTTCCAGTTGGGTGTATGGGCTGCAACCGACGAATTGAACAGTGTGACTTATGAAACATCCGGCTTGAAAAGTGGAAACGATCTGATTCCGGCAGAAGCGATTACTTGCTTCAATATAAACGGAGTAAATCCGAAAGGAATACCGTTTACCAGACAGGTGAGTGTAGCTCCGGATGCCGTTCAACCCTTATGGTTTGGTGTGGATTTGAAAGCGGATCAACCAAGCGGAACTTATAAAGGCGTGGTTACTTTAAAGGATGAAACAGGATATACCGTTCCTGTAGAAATAGAACTGAAAGTATCCGGCAAAATGTTGGCAGACCGTGGTGATGGTGAGCTTTGGCGCCATAGCCGCCTACGCTGGCTTAATTCGACCCGCGGAATCAGCGACAAACCGACCGAAGGGTATGCCGACATGTCTCTCTCCGACAACCGGGTCTCCTGTTTAGGCCGTACGGTATCTCTCGATGAGCAGACCGCTCTGCCGTCTTCTATTGATTCCTGGGGGCATGAACTGCTGGCTTCTCCCGTTCGTTTTATCATCCGTACCTATTCGGGAGAAAAGAAACTGAACGGAACCGTCGACCTGACCGGACAGTCCGAAGGTAAAATGTCGGGAACCTGGAAGGCTGAAGATGATGACTTGACACTGACTTGCAACGCAACGATGGAGTTTGACGGCTGGATCAACTACGTTTATTCCATCGCTCCTAAAAAGGATTTACAGATCGAAGATATCCGGCTTGAGATACCGATGAAAAGCGAAGCTGCCCCTTATTTTATGGGGCTGGGTTTACCCGGACAAGAGACACCAGCCGACTATTCCGGAGGTTGGGAGACACAGGGAAAGACGGTACACGATTATGCCGTATCCATACCCACTAACAAAGGTGCTTCCTGGCTGTGGCCTTTCGACAGCTTCTGGTGTGGTTCAGAAAAAGCCGGTATCCATTGCGAATTACGTGGAGCGAGTTATACCGGTCCTTTGCTGAATCTCTATCGTCCTGCTTATCCCGAAAGTTGGTATAACAACGGCAAGGGCGGTTTCCGCATTCAGCGGAGCGGAAGTCAGACCATAGCAACGGCATATAGTGGTGAACGTGCTCTCAATGCTGCCGAAAGTCTGACGTTCGATTTTGCCTTGCTGATCACTCCGGTCAAGAAAGTGAATAGCCGTAGCCAGTTTACCGACCGGTACTACCATAACGGATTTGCACCGACACCGGAAGCGAAAGATGTGGAGACAGGCATAAAGATTATCAATGTGCACCATGCCAACGACTTGAATCCGTTTATCAATTATCCGTTCATAACAGCCGATTCCATCAAAGCGTTTGCAGATGAATGGCATAGTAAAGGCTGTAAGGTGAAACTGTATTATACCATCCGCGAGCTAACCAATGTCGTTCCGGAAATTTGGGCATTGCGCAGTTTGGGAGATGAAATATTGCAAGGCGGTAAAGGAGGAGGTTTCCCCTGGTGCCGGGAACATTATGTAACCGATTATACACCTCAATGGTATCAACATTTTGATAATTGCGAGAAAAGAGGTGTCATTGCCGATGCTTCCGTCTTGACGGCTACGGGCGATTCGCGCTGGTATAATTATTATGTGGAGGGACTGGCATGGCTGGTAAAATATACAGACATCGACGGCCTTTATCTGGATGATGTCGCTTTCGGCCGTGATATGTTGAAGCGCATGCGGCATGCCATGGAAGAGGTAAAACCGGGATGTATCATCGACCTGCATTCGAATACGGGCTTTTCACGTGGTCCGGCTACTCAATATGCAGAGTATTTCCCATACGTGGATAAGGTGTGGTTTGGTGAAAGTTTCATGTATAACGAAATGTCTCCGGCCAACTGGCTGGTAGAAGTCTCCGGTCTTCCTTTCGGCTTAATGGGAGATATGTTGCACGGTGGAGGCAACCAATGGCTGGGAATGCAATATGGCATGACGAACCGTTTGCCTTGGTATACGGAAGGAACTATTGGCAACCCGCGATATGTTTGGAAGCTGTGGGATGACTTCGGGATCATGGATGCGCAGATGATCGGCTTCTGGGAAGAGAATCCGGCTGTGACCACTTCGGACAAAGAGGTGAAAGTAACGGCGTACGTGAATAAAGGAAAGACGCTGCTGTCGATCGGTAATTATTCCAGTACGAAGAAGCAGGTTAAACTGAATATCGACTGGAAACAATTAGGTCTGAATCCGTCGTCTGTCCGTATGCAGGCTCCGGATATTACCGATTTTCAGAAAGTACGGGAGTTTACGCCAGCCGATCCGATTCCGGTTGATCCGAAACGCGGATGGCTGATCCTTTTGAGTGAATGA
- a CDS encoding endo-alpha-N-acetylgalactosaminidase family protein yields the protein MKISLYILTILLCLSCSKQNKLEEISIQLDKETLNPVRNPGEKGTLRVIGHYSNGKTSDLSLSDLALSVRTVSASGNVEVVALSGDQLIPKDGGLAEVTAVYQKDGATYRAKKRVVVAPYYRDYHQTLVLKLFMGYDGELNEPDPNNVIFQHEDPSRLCTFGQALDVVKRVDNLTCGIPKIIYLVGWQRGGHDHLYPDWSIVNPKLKREEDATALESLRWLIREARAYNTTVSLHINMVDAFEESPLWDTYIKNDIIARDANGNLTSIWEYVKGHKAYHLSYTKEWEKGFAKPRIDHLIDMIPELKDGHTIHIDAFMAYWQPENRPLSPWHAKPENGGIDMYKEVETQRKIFKYWREKGFDVTGEGIFWAHPAGEGFVGLQPMSWWFPDDKNFQMEIPERLSARGRTHREGQGDFRFGSSMQGEEIFQKDLDNLPGFLSQFCTMTLPWYYLSRLERVAFVDEALYYSEGVVARVEDGRNIIRKGDFILRENDNLFVPALWNDNEIIAYSGDGYESRSWLMPEGWEKVDAVDVYFISMNEPTLKSSAIPVVNGLLKLTLGKGEAVSIVPAGQSLTR from the coding sequence ATGAAAATATCTTTGTATATACTTACAATCCTGCTTTGTCTGTCTTGTAGTAAACAGAACAAACTAGAGGAGATCTCTATCCAACTGGATAAAGAAACTCTGAATCCGGTACGTAATCCCGGAGAGAAGGGAACCCTTCGTGTTATCGGTCATTATTCCAATGGAAAGACATCCGATCTCTCCTTATCCGATCTCGCTTTATCCGTACGTACAGTCAGTGCCAGCGGAAATGTCGAGGTTGTCGCTTTATCCGGTGATCAGTTAATCCCGAAGGATGGCGGACTGGCTGAAGTGACTGCCGTCTATCAGAAAGACGGTGCCACTTACCGGGCGAAAAAGAGAGTCGTTGTCGCTCCGTATTACCGTGATTATCACCAAACCCTGGTACTGAAACTCTTTATGGGGTATGATGGTGAACTGAACGAACCTGATCCGAACAACGTGATTTTCCAACATGAAGACCCGTCGCGCCTTTGTACATTCGGTCAGGCGCTCGATGTCGTGAAACGAGTGGACAACCTGACATGCGGTATCCCCAAGATCATCTACCTGGTCGGTTGGCAACGGGGTGGTCACGATCACCTGTATCCCGACTGGAGCATCGTCAATCCCAAATTGAAGCGGGAAGAAGATGCCACCGCCCTCGAAAGCCTCCGCTGGCTGATCCGCGAAGCCCGTGCTTACAACACGACCGTCAGCCTGCACATCAACATGGTCGATGCTTTCGAGGAAAGCCCCCTGTGGGATACCTACATCAAAAACGATATTATCGCCCGTGATGCCAATGGCAACCTGACATCTATCTGGGAATACGTCAAAGGCCATAAAGCTTATCACCTGAGCTATACGAAAGAATGGGAGAAAGGCTTTGCCAAACCGCGTATCGACCATCTGATCGACATGATTCCCGAGCTGAAAGACGGCCACACCATCCATATCGACGCTTTCATGGCCTACTGGCAACCGGAGAACCGTCCGTTAAGTCCCTGGCATGCCAAGCCGGAGAACGGAGGTATCGACATGTATAAGGAAGTGGAAACTCAACGAAAGATCTTCAAGTACTGGCGTGAGAAGGGTTTCGACGTAACGGGTGAAGGTATCTTTTGGGCTCACCCTGCCGGCGAGGGTTTTGTGGGGCTTCAGCCGATGTCGTGGTGGTTCCCGGACGATAAGAACTTCCAGATGGAGATCCCCGAACGTCTGTCGGCAAGGGGACGTACCCACCGTGAAGGACAGGGTGATTTCCGTTTTGGTTCCAGTATGCAGGGAGAGGAGATCTTCCAGAAAGACCTGGATAATCTGCCCGGCTTCCTGTCTCAGTTCTGTACCATGACATTGCCTTGGTATTACCTGAGCCGCCTGGAACGGGTTGCCTTTGTCGATGAAGCTCTGTATTACAGCGAGGGTGTCGTTGCCCGTGTGGAAGACGGAAGGAACATCATCCGTAAAGGAGATTTCATCTTGCGTGAGAATGACAACCTGTTCGTTCCCGCTCTTTGGAACGACAACGAGATCATCGCCTATTCCGGTGACGGATACGAAAGCCGCAGCTGGCTGATGCCGGAAGGCTGGGAGAAGGTCGACGCCGTAGACGTTTATTTCATATCCATGAATGAACCGACTCTGAAATCATCGGCAATACCTGTGGTTAACGGACTTCTCAAGCTGACCTTAGGGAAAGGAGAGGCTGTTTCGATCGTTCCGGCAGGGCAGTCACTTACCCGATAA
- a CDS encoding tetratricopeptide repeat protein codes for MKQRNLYLFVIFCWLCTYGSLIQAQDDPLHAIEEAISNYNYQQAIDLIGRQDSLSPDLQRKKLAAYKELNRYGEAIRLLDEMIEADSLNIHLYIERANCYLMQNSDNKALEEYGKALKLSPENTYIRTKMGQLYFRNEQYTEAKALAETMLSADTTQYALRLLGDCYGKTEQPDSALYLYELALERDSSDYAAVLRLSNLYLEMDSVDAAIRYTDKYIGQDSLNLPVNRVNAFWLKGSSCAVS; via the coding sequence ATGAAACAAAGAAACCTTTATTTATTCGTTATCTTTTGCTGGCTGTGCACATACGGTTCCCTGATACAAGCGCAGGATGACCCTCTGCATGCCATCGAGGAAGCGATAAGCAATTACAACTACCAACAGGCAATCGACCTTATCGGCCGACAGGATTCACTCTCTCCCGACCTGCAACGGAAGAAGCTGGCAGCCTACAAAGAACTGAACCGATACGGTGAAGCAATCCGCCTGCTGGACGAAATGATCGAAGCGGATTCGCTGAACATACATCTCTACATCGAACGGGCCAACTGTTACCTGATGCAGAACAGCGACAACAAAGCGTTGGAAGAATACGGAAAGGCGTTGAAGCTATCTCCCGAAAACACTTATATCCGGACAAAAATGGGACAGCTCTATTTCCGCAACGAACAATACACAGAAGCGAAAGCCCTTGCCGAAACGATGCTTTCCGCAGACACCACCCAGTATGCCCTGCGCCTGTTGGGCGATTGCTACGGAAAAACGGAACAACCGGATTCCGCCCTCTATCTGTATGAACTGGCACTGGAAAGGGATTCGTCGGACTATGCGGCAGTGCTCCGCCTGTCGAACCTGTATCTGGAAATGGATTCGGTAGATGCAGCGATCCGTTATACCGACAAGTACATCGGACAGGATTCCCTGAACCTGCCTGTCAACCGGGTCAATGCTTTTTGGCTAAAGGGTTCGTCATGCGCCGTGAGTTGA
- a CDS encoding outer membrane beta-barrel family protein: MKRIYYLLLIANLLPLPTRLSAQKQTDGKGTILVNDSITLELPEVFVKAERPLVKMTEGKLQYDIPNLMKSKPVDNAFDVLGELPGVEKKGDNISLLGTSGTTIIINGRKSSMTPEQLADMLKSTSSDKVKKVEVMYSTPPQYGVQGASINLVIENDKSLKDILKGEVSLTGEQGYYFSPSGRMNLSYTGKKYTTDFSYSAGYRHSRSTEDMHAEPTVDGQRYDILQKNWSENKSIAHNLRGAFEYDFDNKDKLSVSYTGRYVQDGPASHRGGRTEFTGIETVNTASRTTGPTSLHSARIDYNGHKNLNAGIDYTFYKDKSLQELVNNFEDDTDQDRRNESRQQTQRANIYLNHFVVTANKWKLSYGLEASLSGTDNKAEALLDNTEEREGTFDLTQREHSVGAFGGFSRSFGKKLTLDASLTVRYYKASIDSAGKKSTLWDRADLFPALSLVYRIDPSNMLQFSLSSNRKYPSYWATTPNTYYMNVYSVIKGNPELKPELNYSMQLTYILKNKYVLGAFANFQPDKIQQMSYQSPDRLQSVFHTINLDTHNMFGLMAVVPFRAGEVLSSRLTLMGFGIHDKGTLVDVRFDRKKLFGRAILTNTIFLTRDKNLSLDLTGDYCTKVIQGLYDIDPLYSLDAALVWTLPKQKLRLTLKGNDLLNSQKPLTHIDQQGQKSRMELFQDNRSVLLTIRYSFGGYKEKKVKAVDTSRFGT; encoded by the coding sequence ATGAAAAGAATCTATTACCTGTTATTGATAGCCAACTTGCTCCCGCTGCCCACCCGGTTATCGGCACAAAAGCAGACTGACGGTAAGGGTACGATCCTGGTGAACGACAGCATCACGCTGGAACTGCCGGAGGTATTCGTCAAAGCCGAACGCCCGTTGGTGAAGATGACCGAGGGAAAACTCCAGTACGACATTCCCAACCTGATGAAAAGCAAACCGGTGGACAATGCGTTCGATGTTCTGGGCGAACTGCCGGGCGTGGAAAAGAAAGGCGACAATATCTCGCTGCTCGGCACATCGGGCACGACGATCATCATCAACGGCCGCAAAAGCAGCATGACGCCGGAACAGTTGGCCGATATGCTGAAGTCGACCTCTTCCGATAAGGTGAAAAAGGTGGAGGTGATGTACAGTACTCCGCCGCAATACGGTGTACAGGGTGCCTCCATCAACCTGGTCATCGAGAACGACAAGAGCCTGAAGGATATCCTGAAAGGGGAAGTGTCGCTGACGGGGGAACAGGGGTATTATTTCTCTCCTTCGGGACGGATGAACCTGTCGTACACGGGAAAGAAATATACGACGGACTTCTCCTACTCGGCGGGTTACCGACACAGCCGCTCGACGGAAGATATGCATGCGGAACCGACCGTCGACGGACAGAGGTACGATATCCTGCAAAAGAACTGGTCGGAGAACAAAAGCATCGCCCACAACCTGCGGGGTGCTTTCGAATATGACTTCGACAACAAGGACAAACTCTCGGTCTCCTACACGGGACGGTATGTACAGGATGGCCCCGCTTCCCACCGGGGAGGACGGACGGAGTTCACAGGCATCGAAACGGTAAACACCGCCAGCCGGACGACCGGGCCGACTTCCCTGCACAGTGCACGGATCGATTACAACGGCCATAAGAACCTGAACGCAGGTATCGACTATACCTTCTACAAAGATAAATCGTTGCAGGAGCTGGTCAACAATTTTGAAGACGACACCGACCAGGACAGGCGCAACGAAAGCCGCCAGCAGACGCAACGGGCCAATATCTACCTGAACCATTTCGTCGTTACCGCGAACAAATGGAAACTATCCTACGGGCTGGAGGCTTCGTTGTCGGGGACGGACAACAAGGCGGAAGCGCTGCTCGACAACACGGAAGAACGCGAAGGGACATTCGACCTGACGCAGAGGGAACATTCGGTCGGCGCTTTCGGCGGTTTCTCGCGTTCGTTCGGGAAGAAGCTGACACTGGATGCTTCGCTGACCGTCCGGTATTACAAGGCTTCGATCGACTCGGCCGGAAAGAAAAGTACATTATGGGACAGGGCGGATCTCTTCCCTGCCCTGTCGCTCGTTTACCGGATCGATCCTTCCAACATGTTGCAGTTCTCCTTATCGAGCAACCGGAAGTATCCTTCTTATTGGGCGACTACGCCGAATACTTATTATATGAATGTTTACAGCGTGATCAAAGGCAATCCGGAACTGAAACCGGAGCTGAACTATTCGATGCAACTGACCTATATCCTCAAAAACAAGTATGTGCTTGGGGCCTTCGCCAATTTCCAGCCGGATAAGATACAACAGATGTCGTACCAGTCGCCCGACCGCCTGCAATCGGTCTTCCATACGATCAATCTGGATACGCACAATATGTTCGGACTGATGGCGGTCGTTCCTTTCCGTGCCGGCGAGGTGCTTAGTTCGCGGCTGACGTTGATGGGCTTCGGTATCCACGACAAAGGGACGCTGGTCGATGTCCGTTTCGACCGGAAGAAGCTCTTCGGGCGGGCCATACTGACCAACACGATCTTCCTGACCCGCGACAAAAACCTCTCCCTCGACCTCACCGGCGATTACTGTACGAAGGTGATACAGGGCCTTTACGATATCGACCCGCTCTACAGCCTGGATGCCGCCCTGGTATGGACGCTTCCCAAACAGAAGCTCCGCCTGACCCTCAAAGGCAATGACCTGCTGAACAGTCAAAAGCCGCTCACCCACATCGACCAGCAGGGTCAGAAGAGCCGCATGGAACTGTTCCAGGACAACCGTTCGGTCTTGCTGACGATCCGTTACAGCTTCGGCGGCTACAAGGAAAAGAAGGTAAAGGCGGTGGATACGTCACGGTTCGGAACGTAG
- a CDS encoding sensor histidine kinase: protein MKSSMKYIIALVIVSLSGIFAYQLFWIDRLYHSHQQQNRDYIIEAIRNADHIELFSRADTISRLSNKRRETFSQADDRGGIALATRFRNKDSIPATVRIVEKKAGLPYVPEVDEELKKVLESAKVRVGDDFSSLGQLGLQMQRSLHEVIDTIFPVDLAKFDSLLTAGLREKNLHLRHLTEIRSLADSTVVASSVPTGEDPARYDRYTWEYTTYHPKAYYVYVEPTRLASLAGMTGILVSSFLILLILVLSFAYMIWFLIHQKTVEQLKDDFTHNVTHELKTPIAISYAAIESIIHYNLLGNKEKADKYLHLCHEELERLGGMVEQILTLSLEKRKEIRLVMEDISLNTLIGKILEQQKIKSSRPYRIRVESVPEEITLRADRVHLYSIISNLVDNAIKYADKEPEITIQAEAAGGKVQLRVQDNGPGIPEEYRRHLFDKFYRLPSSRHSQVKGYGIGLFYVKTMVEKHGGTVSVESVSGQGSCFIITLPQ, encoded by the coding sequence ATGAAATCATCCATGAAATATATCATTGCACTGGTGATCGTGTCGTTATCCGGGATATTCGCCTACCAGTTGTTTTGGATCGACCGGCTGTACCATTCCCACCAGCAGCAGAACAGGGACTATATCATCGAAGCGATCCGCAATGCCGACCATATCGAATTGTTCAGCCGCGCCGACACCATCAGCCGGTTGTCGAACAAGCGTCGGGAGACTTTCTCGCAGGCCGACGACCGGGGAGGTATCGCCCTGGCTACCCGTTTCCGGAATAAGGATTCGATACCGGCGACCGTCCGGATCGTCGAGAAAAAAGCCGGACTCCCTTATGTGCCCGAAGTGGATGAAGAATTGAAGAAAGTACTCGAAAGTGCCAAGGTCAGGGTAGGCGACGATTTCAGTTCGCTGGGCCAGCTGGGGTTGCAGATGCAACGCAGCCTCCACGAGGTGATCGATACGATCTTTCCCGTCGACCTGGCGAAGTTCGACAGCTTGCTGACGGCCGGTCTCCGGGAGAAAAACCTGCACCTCCGCCATTTAACGGAGATACGGTCGCTTGCCGACAGTACGGTGGTCGCCTCTTCCGTCCCCACAGGGGAAGACCCGGCGCGTTACGACCGTTATACCTGGGAATATACCACCTATCATCCGAAAGCCTATTACGTCTATGTGGAACCGACCCGGCTGGCTTCGCTGGCGGGAATGACGGGTATCCTGGTCTCTTCGTTCCTGATCCTGTTGATCCTGGTATTGTCGTTCGCCTACATGATCTGGTTCCTGATCCATCAGAAGACGGTGGAGCAACTGAAAGACGACTTCACCCATAACGTGACGCACGAGTTGAAGACACCCATCGCCATATCCTATGCCGCCATCGAGTCGATCATCCATTATAACCTCCTGGGAAATAAGGAGAAGGCCGATAAATACCTCCACCTCTGCCACGAGGAACTGGAACGGCTGGGCGGAATGGTCGAACAGATCCTGACCCTTAGCCTGGAGAAACGGAAAGAGATTCGCCTGGTGATGGAGGATATTTCGTTGAATACCCTGATCGGCAAGATACTGGAACAGCAGAAGATCAAGTCGTCACGCCCTTACCGCATCCGTGTGGAGTCTGTTCCGGAGGAAATAACCCTGAGAGCCGACCGTGTACATTTGTACAGTATCATCAGCAACCTGGTGGATAATGCCATCAAATATGCAGACAAGGAACCGGAGATAACGATACAGGCGGAGGCTGCCGGAGGAAAGGTGCAGCTGCGTGTGCAGGACAACGGCCCCGGTATTCCCGAAGAGTATCGCCGGCATCTTTTCGATAAGTTCTACCGGTTGCCTTCTAGCCGTCATTCGCAGGTGAAAGGCTACGGTATCGGACTCTTTTATGTGAAGACAATGGTGGAGAAGCATGGCGGGACGGTCAGCGTAGAGAGTGTGTCCGGCCAGGGTTCCTGTTTTATAATCACATTACCGCAATAA
- a CDS encoding response regulator transcription factor: MDILLVEDEVSLAMIVKDALEEEGYEVTVARDGLDGIEHYFKEHPALIIADVMMPEVDGFEMVRRIRRMDKEVPVLFLSARSSVDDIVQGFELGANDYLRKPFSLRELIVRVKALIVKSKVEPVAVAYHEIGLYTFYPSTQTLEAGGESVELSFKESELLRLLCESGNLPVDTKDILLELWGNDSFYNARSLHVFVTKLRHKLEKDPRIKILNVRGIGYKLIR, encoded by the coding sequence ATGGATATTTTATTAGTAGAAGACGAAGTTTCCCTGGCCATGATCGTCAAAGACGCCTTGGAAGAGGAAGGCTACGAAGTAACGGTAGCCCGCGACGGACTGGATGGGATAGAGCATTATTTCAAAGAGCATCCGGCACTGATTATTGCCGACGTGATGATGCCGGAGGTGGATGGTTTCGAGATGGTGCGCCGTATCCGCCGGATGGATAAGGAGGTACCTGTCCTGTTCCTCAGTGCCCGTTCGTCCGTTGACGATATCGTGCAAGGGTTCGAATTGGGGGCGAACGACTACCTGCGGAAACCTTTCAGTCTGCGCGAACTGATTGTCCGGGTGAAGGCTTTGATCGTCAAAAGCAAGGTCGAGCCTGTCGCCGTCGCGTATCACGAAATCGGGTTGTACACGTTTTATCCGTCTACACAGACGTTGGAGGCAGGCGGTGAGTCGGTCGAGCTTTCCTTTAAAGAGTCGGAGTTGCTCCGGTTGCTTTGCGAGAGCGGGAATCTTCCGGTCGACACCAAGGATATCCTATTGGAACTCTGGGGGAACGACAGCTTCTACAATGCCCGCAGCCTGCATGTGTTCGTCACGAAGCTCCGGCATAAACTGGAAAAAGACCCCCGGATCAAGATACTGAATGTCCGGGGGATCGGGTATAAGCTGATCAGATGA
- a CDS encoding DUF4248 domain-containing protein: protein MSDEKQKIERVWGYQELALLYFPDSKPECASVQLRRWIKLSDELTSRLTACGWKPGRKVLTPKQATCIFDHLGEP from the coding sequence ATGTCTGACGAAAAACAAAAGATCGAACGTGTGTGGGGATATCAGGAACTGGCCCTGTTGTATTTCCCCGACAGTAAGCCCGAATGTGCTTCCGTGCAGCTCCGGCGCTGGATCAAACTGAGTGACGAGTTGACTTCCCGGCTGACGGCTTGTGGCTGGAAACCGGGAAGGAAGGTGTTGACCCCCAAACAGGCGACATGTATTTTCGATCATTTGGGGGAACCCTGA
- a CDS encoding HU family DNA-binding protein encodes MAVKYRLVQRKDMSKDAAPDAKLVYAVSSSTGMCDTAQMCDIIADRSAATPGDVKLVLDGVLHVLKQKLPDGQTVQLGDLGYIQVVLGSKGAATEKDFSANLIKSRRILFRPGKVLVQLAQNFKTERYATSGSTTTPPKDDEDDRPVIE; translated from the coding sequence ATGGCAGTAAAATATCGTTTAGTTCAGAGAAAGGACATGAGTAAGGATGCAGCGCCGGACGCTAAGTTGGTATATGCAGTAAGCAGTTCGACCGGGATGTGCGACACCGCCCAGATGTGTGATATCATAGCCGACCGCTCGGCAGCCACACCGGGTGACGTGAAACTGGTATTGGACGGCGTGCTTCACGTCCTGAAACAGAAACTCCCGGACGGGCAAACCGTTCAATTGGGCGACCTGGGATATATCCAGGTGGTATTGGGTAGTAAAGGGGCGGCTACTGAAAAGGACTTCAGTGCCAACCTGATTAAAAGCCGTCGTATCCTGTTCCGCCCGGGAAAAGTGCTTGTGCAGCTGGCACAAAACTTCAAGACGGAGCGTTACGCCACCTCCGGCAGCACGACAACGCCGCCGAAGGATGATGAAGACGACAGGCCGGTGATCGAGTAG
- a CDS encoding HEPN domain-containing protein → MKQQMDEESIKALVSYRLKRAKETLHEADILMKDCCYNAAVNRLYYACYYAVIALLVKNHIAAQTHDGVKQMFGLHFIVTGKIDRRYSRFYSQLFNDRMSGDYDDFLFYDRDMLSELRPKSAEFIALIESILSEA, encoded by the coding sequence ATGAAACAGCAAATGGATGAAGAAAGCATAAAAGCATTGGTTTCATATCGCTTGAAGCGGGCTAAAGAAACATTACATGAAGCTGATATCCTGATGAAAGACTGTTGCTACAATGCCGCAGTCAACAGGCTTTATTATGCCTGCTATTACGCTGTTATCGCTTTACTTGTAAAAAATCATATAGCTGCACAAACCCATGATGGAGTGAAGCAAATGTTTGGATTGCATTTCATCGTCACAGGAAAGATCGACCGGAGATATTCCCGCTTTTATAGTCAACTCTTTAATGACAGGATGAGTGGTGACTATGACGATTTCCTGTTTTATGATAGAGACATGTTATCTGAACTACGTCCCAAGTCTGCCGAATTTATAGCCTTGATCGAATCTATATTGTCAGAAGCATAA